One Neoarius graeffei isolate fNeoGra1 chromosome 16, fNeoGra1.pri, whole genome shotgun sequence DNA segment encodes these proteins:
- the LOC132900228 gene encoding homeobox protein NOBOX-like: MAEDSLFSSDYGSPCPLCEEEGERPCLALTVNEQQRNVDGEAELKRDKNGDINEEKKEKAEMVTKGFGETDEEYNNEGGAEFEMGKSNIEMMENKSKHDASGDLVPPSQEKSGLQLDSSSPVNLVMVCEDSVENSVNKELLLCPAKSLTLSQTPLISSPPTPNPLPLTLPPRNSSAFQLQTQPVVQTQGSVPTPVPQVPCLTKRAYEGSPSVEPQSLTCSGQPEVTLQQVYTTRRYTRFTSRSMPLKSVHPETSSQPLPCVSNTSLQAPAPKKKTRTSYSTDQLEELERMFQDDHYPDADKRKEIAISVGVTPQRVMVWFQNRRAKWRKTSKTTTRKPPVTRTQAAAQAPVHRPPVVSGSAIASLPPQTGETLPPYSTLLTSCTSPPDPRCMDGGSTTVSQGSTGDYKNPFMQSPPPLRRASLPFFAAYNPPTHTLSVLLDTPEHSEPQSFGMHTDTAFNYDSVVSSAKYETVASGPGNTPSYQLMTCPQQSSTLLPQQPSTLLPQQNNNVLPQQLNTLLPQYSRVSYLTPSPYLTPNSSESTTNSCMPLNPGTSSSVLPCTNGGHAYFQCQNGSQILMQPGLQALQAYPWTGDMYSHSVQVPHTVLKPQFSSHGSESHYPSLVPPQSYITSQGPSCPSLAKPATPDPLLASVKTELEETGYSQPAKVSESETIFHCDFSPLHF, translated from the exons GCAGCCCATGTCCTTTATGTGAAGAGGAAGGTGAGAGGCCTTGTCTGGCACTCACTGTCAATGAACAACAAAGAAATGTGGATGGAGAAGCGGagttaaaaagagacaaaaatggtGATATAAatgaagagaaaaaagaaaaggcaGAAATGGTGACAAAAGGATTTGGTGAGACAGATGAAGAATATAATAATGAAGGTGGTGCAGAGTTTGAAATGGGCAAAAGTAATATAGAAATGATGGAGAATAAAAGCAAGCATGATGCGAGTGGTGACCTGGTCCCTCCGTCACAGGAGAAGAGTGGCCTACAGCTAGATTCCAGCAGCCCAGTAAatctggtgatggtgtgtgaggatTCTGTTGAGAACAGTGTAAACAAGGAACTCCTGCTGTGTCCTGCCAAGTCCCTCACCCTTTCGCAGACCCCTTTGATATCTTCTCCTCCCACCCCAAATCCTCTGCCTCTCACACTGCCACCTAGAAATTCCTCTGCGTTTCAGCTACAAACACAGCCAGTGGTTCAGACCCAGGGCTCAGTGCCCACACCAGTGCCACAGGTTCCCTGTCTGACCAAGCGTGCATATGAGGGCAGCCCATCTGTGGAGCCCCAATCACTCACCTGTTCTGGACAGCCGGAGGTGACGCTACAGCAGGTGTACACCACACGCCGCTACACCCGCTTCACCAGCCGGTCTATGCCATTAAAATCGGTGCATCCAGAGACTAGCTCCCAGCCCTTACCATGTGTCAGCAATACATCTTTACAGGCACCAGCACCCAAAAAGAAAACGCGTACCTCCTACAGCACTG ATCAGTTGGAGGAGCTAGAGAGAATGTTTCAAGATGATCATTATCCAGATGCAGACAAGCGGAAAGAGATTGCAATATCAGTTGGTGTCACACCCCAGAGGGTCATG GTATGGTTTCAGAATCGGCGTGCCAAATGGCGTAAAACCTCAAAAACGACAACAAGAAAGCCTCCTGTGACTCGGACCCAGGCAGCTGCCCAAGCCCCAGTCCACAG GCCTCCTGTTGTCTCAGGTTCTGCGATTGCATCCCTACCCCCCCAAACTGGGGAAACACTCCCTCCTTACAGTACGCTGCTCACTAGCTGCACAAGCCCACCAG acccaag atgcatggatggg ggGT CAACTACTGTGTCTCAGGGGAGCACAGGGGACTATAAGAATCCCTTCATGCAGAGTCCGCCACCTTTGCGCCGTGCTTCGCTACCCTTCTTTGCTGCATacaaccccccaacacacacactgtctgtacTGCTGGACACACCGGAGCACAGCGAACCTCAGTCTTTTGGCATGCACACTGATACTGC GTTTAACTATGATTCTGTGGTCTCTTCTGCTAAATATGAAACTGTTGCCTCTGGTCCTGGAAACACTCCGTCTTACCAGCTCATGACATGCCCCCAACAGTCCAGCACATTATTGCCTCAGCAACCTAGCACTCTCCTTCCCCAACAAAATAATAACGTGCTCCCACAGCAGCTGAACACACTATTGCCACAATACTCACGAGTTTCATACCTCACCCCATCTCCATATCTGACCCCTAACTCGAGTGAGAGCACTACCAATTCCTGTATGCCCCTGAACCCGGGAACCAGTAGCAGTGTGCTGCCCTGCACCAACGGAGGGCATGCTTACTTTCAGTGCCAAAATGGCAGCCAGATTCTAATGCAACCTGGGCTACAGG CACTGCAGGCATACCCATGGACTGGTGACATGTACAGTCATTCAGTTCAGGTTCCACACACTGTCCTAAAGCCCCAGTTCTCATCCCATGGTTCTGAGAGCCACTATCCTTCACTGGTCCCACCCCAGTCTTACATCACATCTCAGGGGCCATCATGTCCAAGCCTGGCTAAACCGGCCACCCCTGACCCCTTGCTGGCCAGTGTCAAAACAGAGCTGGAGGAAACGGGATACAGTCAGCCAGCCAAAGTCAGCGAGTCAGAGACTATTTTCCATTGTGACTTCTCACCCCTTCACTTCTGA
- the LOC132900671 gene encoding mtp family protein: MSGTRSLCCHVNTATRASAIFYLVFNLLVAVDLTVGIIRKKDPITISITEMRRTHGNCMFEIATNFVSLVLMSFSSVLVMLSHRKGPMCVMPFVLFMFLEVALSLLSLFDARFGLPGTPAYGDALRLASNLKGGVRLEGEELARVTLMFGVLFVMYILLKVYMLQVSIRCYYALKEARLLAAESSVMVKLPSYDEALKMKPEATLPNYQEP, from the exons ATGTCTGGAACACGGTCCCTCTGCTGCCATGTCAACACGGCCACCCGAGCCTCTGCCATCTTCTACCTG gTGTTTAATCTGCTGGTGGCTGTGGATTTGACTGTTGGAATAATCCGAAAGAAGGATCCAATCACTATCTCCATTACTGAAATGAGACGTACCCATGGCAATTGCATGT TTGAAATTGCTACCAACTTTGTTTCATTGGTCCTGATGTCATTCTCCAGTGTGCTGGTTATGTTGTCTCACCGTAAG GGGCCAATGTGCGTGATGCCATTTGTGCTGTTCATGTTTCTTGAAGTGGCTCTGAGTCTTCTCTCCTTGTTTGATGCTCGTTTTGGACTTCCTGGCACTCCCGCATATGGAGATGCTCTACGGCTGGCT TCAAACCTAAAAGGTGGGGTCAGGTTGGAAGGAGAGGAGCTGGCCCGTGTCACCTTGATGTTTGGAGTCCTCTTCGTGATGTACATACTGCTGAAG GTGTATATGCTCCAGGTGTCCATTCGCTGTTACTATGCACTGAAGGAAGCACGTCTTCTAGCAGCTGAGAGCTCTGTGATG GTGAAACTGCCCTCTTATGATGAGGCTCTGAAGATGAAACCTGAGGCCACACTCCCTAATTATCAGGAGCCATAA